In Kushneria marisflavi, the following are encoded in one genomic region:
- a CDS encoding ABC transporter substrate-binding protein translates to MTRSWWWRTGALMLAGVSLAASAGEEHADTLYLFNWTEYMPPQVLEDFEREHDVRIVQNFFTSNAEMFTKLRSGGDAQYDVVVPTDYFVPRLIAADLIQPLDHDHLPGLENLLPEFQDPAYDPGNHYSVPYQWGVTGIVYDSRVLDDVPRSWSALFDPDVNSSAPFTLLGGDPQVLFGAACASLGDGFDCTQKDQWVNSARLLMSTKGRSNFIGFTDSTATIDQIVRGVSAMGMTYNGDLAWRQAEDPETYGHLRFFVPEEGSQRGIDTLVIPKRAPHPELAQAFIAYTLRPDVAARISNYTFYATPNAAALDQLDDALKQPPSALSEEERSRLVFVPRIDTAQLGTLSQLNNEMRSR, encoded by the coding sequence ATGACGCGATCATGGTGGTGGCGAACCGGCGCCCTGATGCTGGCCGGCGTGAGCCTGGCAGCCAGTGCCGGCGAAGAGCATGCCGATACGCTTTATCTCTTCAACTGGACGGAGTACATGCCACCGCAGGTACTGGAGGATTTCGAGCGCGAACATGATGTTCGCATCGTGCAGAACTTCTTCACCTCCAACGCCGAGATGTTCACCAAGCTGCGCAGCGGCGGCGATGCCCAGTATGACGTCGTGGTGCCGACCGACTACTTTGTCCCCCGCCTGATTGCCGCCGATCTCATTCAGCCGCTGGACCATGATCATCTGCCGGGCCTTGAGAACCTGCTACCGGAATTTCAGGATCCTGCCTATGATCCGGGCAATCACTATAGCGTGCCCTATCAGTGGGGCGTGACCGGAATCGTCTATGATAGCCGGGTACTCGATGACGTACCGCGCAGCTGGTCGGCGCTGTTTGATCCTGACGTGAACTCAAGTGCGCCCTTTACCCTGCTGGGCGGCGACCCACAGGTGCTGTTCGGCGCTGCCTGCGCCTCGCTGGGCGACGGTTTTGACTGTACGCAAAAGGACCAGTGGGTGAACAGTGCGCGCCTTTTGATGAGCACCAAGGGCCGGTCGAACTTTATCGGCTTTACCGACAGCACCGCGACCATCGATCAGATCGTGCGCGGCGTGAGCGCCATGGGCATGACCTACAACGGTGACCTTGCCTGGCGTCAGGCCGAGGACCCCGAGACCTACGGCCACTTGCGCTTTTTCGTACCCGAGGAAGGCTCCCAGCGCGGTATCGATACGCTGGTGATTCCAAAGCGGGCGCCGCATCCCGAGCTGGCGCAGGCCTTCATTGCCTATACCCTGCGGCCTGATGTGGCCGCGCGCATCAGCAATTATACCTTTTACGCCACGCCCAATGCGGCCGCACTTGATCAGCTTGATGATGCCTTGAAGCAACCTCCCTCGGCCCTCAGTGAAGAGGAGCGCTCGCGACTGGTGTTTGTGCCCCGGATCGACACGGCGCAGTTAGGGACGCTGTCACAGCTCAACAATGAAATGCGCAGTCGCTAA